A region of the Chlamydia felis Fe/C-56 genome:
GGATAATAGCTGCTGCCATCGGCCCAGAGAAGAAAATAGATAGTATAGCTCCTGCAGCAAGTGCTAGTAGGGCTAGGGTGCAAATGATAGCGCAGATTAGGAAACTAATCTTAACAGCTCTGTAATTTTTATAAGCTGATATTAAATGTTTATTTGCTTCTACAGAAACAATAGCAACGGCTTTTGATTTGGCTTTTTCCTGGCTGTCAGCCTGGAAAGAGGCTACATTCAAGTAGATGTCCCTATTTCTATGTTTTAAGTTAGAGATCTCGTTGGAGGCTTTATGGATTTTTATAGCGCTTAAAATCGCAGATCCTAAAGAAGAACCGAATATTCCTAGAACTAAAGCAGCGAGAATCCCAAGGATAAAAACAACAATAACAAATTCCCCACCGCTGCCGGATCCCCCGCGATATAAACTTCCTCCATCACAGCAAGTACGACATAATAGACTTATCCAGCAGAGGTGCTCCACACAATGCAGAACAGCACCTGAAGTTGTCATGATAGAAAAAGCTGTATCGATTTCAGGAGCTGATCTTGAAGGGTAGAGAGCCGAATCTGTTGTTGCTAATTTATTTATTGATCTAGAAGTTGCTTGTGTTTGATTTTCTAAAAAATCAGCATACTCACAACTGGAGTCTAGATTTGTAAAGTTTAACTTCCCTCTATCCGTAAGGTTTAAAATTAAGTTGCGGGTAGCCGAGTTGGAGGAAGCAACCCTATTGTTTAAGGAG
Encoded here:
- the garD gene encoding inclusion membrane protein GarD — protein: MTVSSLNNRVASSNSATRNLILNLTDRGKLNFTNLDSSCEYADFLENQTQATSRSINKLATTDSALYPSRSAPEIDTAFSIMTTSGAVLHCVEHLCWISLLCRTCCDGGSLYRGGSGSGGEFVIVVFILGILAALVLGIFGSSLGSAILSAIKIHKASNEISNLKHRNRDIYLNVASFQADSQEKAKSKAVAIVSVEANKHLISAYKNYRAVKISFLICAIICTLALLALAAGAILSIFFSGPMAAAIIPAAIIGCCAGGGGLLLTGLISFMIASVYMSKKQNAAVGHLNRSMLYTMIADQMVHNANEYNRNEISQTVVQQCIANYPITVFNYRERSYLNAGLFSHNLNTQMSPSVPSAPPPPYDEEPPPSYDEVVRSSQT